One genomic segment of Amycolatopsis sp. Hca4 includes these proteins:
- a CDS encoding HPF/RaiA family ribosome-associated protein, whose amino-acid sequence MLIQIGTDQAVHGDEALIRHFEVELATRLSRFSDHITRLEAHFSEETADDGQDRCCVLEARPAGRRTVAVSHHAGSVGEACRGAVHKLESVLESMYGRTDHRKGGDSIRHQDGHAGS is encoded by the coding sequence ATGCTGATCCAGATCGGCACGGACCAGGCCGTGCACGGCGACGAGGCGCTGATCCGGCACTTCGAGGTGGAGCTCGCCACCAGGCTGTCGCGGTTCAGCGACCACATCACGCGGCTGGAAGCCCACTTCAGCGAGGAAACCGCCGACGACGGGCAGGACCGGTGCTGCGTGCTCGAAGCCCGGCCGGCCGGGCGGCGGACGGTGGCCGTCAGCCATCACGCGGGTTCGGTCGGCGAGGCGTGCCGGGGTGCGGTGCACAAACTCGAGAGCGTGCTCGAGAGCATGTACGGCCGGACGGATCACCGCAAGGGCGGGGACTCCATCCGGCACCAGGACGGGCACGCCGGCTCGTGA
- a CDS encoding response regulator, whose protein sequence is MSQPILMTVDDDPAVSRSVARDLRRRYGKDYRVIRADSGPDALDALREIKLRGDAVAAILADYRMPQMDGIAFLEKAMDLFPHARRALLTAYADTDAAIQAINVVDVDHYLLKPWDPPEEKLYPVIDALVETWKAVGDRPVEEVKLIGHRYNSPSFHLRDFLARNAVPYRWYSVEDDEACRILQAAEASEKDIPVVVTPDGTVLKNPSGSEIADAVGLSTRPAQEFYDLVVIGGGPAGLGAAVYGASEGLRTVLVEKKATGGQAGTSSRIENYLGFPDGVSGAQLTDRARRQAQKFGAEVLTARDVVGLEARGSSRVVTFGDGSEIAAHSVILASGVTYRALDAEGVEELTGRGVYYGSAATEAPECKGEHVYIVGGANSAGQAAVFFSRHASDVTILVRGESLEASMSHYLIEQIAGIENIHVRTHTTVKQVHGDGHLERITLCENGVTETVESGHLFIFIGAAPRTDWLGDAIHRDDHGFVCTGPDLLSAGQRPAGWTLDRDPHYLESSIPGVFVAGDVRAQSVKRVASAVGEGAMAVTLVHRYLEEQ, encoded by the coding sequence GTGAGCCAGCCGATCCTGATGACCGTCGACGACGATCCCGCCGTGTCCCGCTCGGTCGCCCGTGACCTGCGGCGCCGCTACGGCAAGGACTACCGCGTCATCCGCGCCGACTCCGGCCCGGACGCCCTCGACGCCCTGCGCGAGATCAAGCTGCGCGGCGACGCCGTCGCCGCCATCCTCGCCGACTACCGGATGCCGCAGATGGACGGGATTGCCTTCCTCGAGAAGGCGATGGACCTGTTCCCGCACGCCCGCCGCGCCCTGCTGACCGCCTACGCCGACACCGACGCCGCGATCCAGGCGATCAACGTCGTCGACGTCGACCACTACCTGCTCAAGCCGTGGGACCCGCCGGAGGAGAAGCTCTACCCGGTGATCGACGCGCTGGTCGAGACCTGGAAGGCGGTCGGGGACCGGCCGGTCGAGGAGGTCAAGCTCATCGGCCACCGCTACAACTCGCCCTCGTTCCACCTGCGCGACTTCCTCGCCCGCAACGCCGTCCCGTACCGCTGGTACTCGGTCGAGGACGACGAAGCCTGCCGGATCCTGCAGGCCGCCGAGGCCTCCGAGAAGGACATCCCGGTCGTCGTCACCCCGGACGGCACGGTGCTCAAGAACCCGTCCGGCAGCGAGATCGCCGACGCCGTCGGCCTGTCGACGCGCCCGGCGCAGGAGTTCTACGACCTCGTCGTGATCGGGGGCGGCCCGGCCGGGCTCGGTGCCGCCGTCTACGGGGCGTCCGAGGGCCTGCGCACGGTCCTCGTCGAGAAGAAGGCCACCGGCGGCCAGGCAGGCACCAGCTCCCGCATCGAGAACTACCTCGGCTTCCCCGACGGCGTCTCCGGTGCCCAGCTGACCGACCGCGCCCGGCGTCAGGCGCAGAAGTTCGGCGCCGAGGTGCTGACCGCGCGGGACGTCGTCGGCCTCGAAGCCCGCGGCTCCTCGCGGGTGGTCACCTTCGGCGACGGCAGCGAGATCGCCGCCCACTCGGTGATCCTGGCCAGCGGCGTCACCTACCGCGCCCTGGACGCGGAGGGCGTCGAAGAGCTCACCGGCCGTGGCGTCTACTACGGCTCGGCCGCGACCGAGGCCCCCGAGTGCAAGGGCGAGCACGTCTACATCGTCGGCGGCGCGAACTCCGCCGGCCAGGCCGCGGTGTTCTTCTCCCGGCACGCCAGCGACGTCACGATCCTGGTGCGCGGCGAATCACTGGAAGCCTCGATGTCGCACTACCTGATCGAGCAGATCGCCGGCATCGAGAACATCCACGTCCGCACGCACACCACGGTCAAGCAGGTCCACGGCGACGGCCACCTCGAGCGGATCACGCTCTGCGAGAACGGCGTCACCGAAACCGTCGAGTCCGGCCACCTCTTCATCTTCATCGGCGCCGCCCCGCGCACCGACTGGCTCGGCGACGCCATCCACCGCGACGACCACGGCTTCGTCTGCACCGGCCCCGACCTGCTGTCCGCCGGGCAGCGGCCGGCCGGGTGGACCCTCGACCGTGATCCGCACTACCTCGAGTCGTCCATCCCCGGCGTTTTCGTGGCCGGTGACGTGCGGGCGCAGTCGGTCAAGCGGGTGGCGTCCGCGGTCGGCGAGGGCGCGATGGCCGTGACGCTG
- a CDS encoding DUF5994 family protein yields the protein MTFAPDDAAGPVVGSPALDRRLRLKPPGAVKGCFDGAWWPRSREPVAEFSALVTALAVDSGPVDRIGFNPAMWDLPPGKLALESGFVELAGFSGLDRYTIVVIGPRIRRLTLLVVPPDAAAPAAERALAAATAPDASGSAVLILTASGILGPA from the coding sequence ATGACTTTTGCGCCGGACGACGCCGCGGGTCCCGTTGTCGGTTCTCCGGCCCTCGACCGGCGGCTGCGGCTGAAACCGCCGGGTGCGGTCAAGGGCTGCTTCGACGGCGCCTGGTGGCCGCGCTCGCGAGAGCCGGTGGCGGAATTCAGCGCCCTGGTCACCGCGCTCGCCGTGGATTCGGGCCCGGTGGACCGGATCGGCTTCAACCCGGCGATGTGGGATCTGCCCCCCGGGAAGCTCGCGCTCGAATCCGGTTTCGTGGAGCTGGCGGGGTTCTCCGGCCTGGACCGGTACACGATCGTCGTCATCGGACCGCGCATCCGCCGGCTGACCCTGCTGGTGGTGCCACCCGACGCCGCTGCCCCCGCGGCGGAGCGAGCGCTGGCAGCGGCCACCGCGCCGGACGCGAGCGGCTCCGCCGTGCTGATCCTGACCGCCAGCGGCATCCTCGGCCCGGCTTGA
- a CDS encoding YbdK family carboxylate-amine ligase encodes MDARLLLPEGDALTFGVEEEFVLADPVTGAVALAAPRILELLDGESAVMPEFLRFQIETATGIHTGLDELRTELLGLRGLVAGAAADAGCLLLASGTPPCGDLPGLPAVTAEPRYRALAGRFPALLPEAGTCACHVHVGISSPALGVRVLAGLRPWLAPLLAISANSPFAHDVDSGWASGRYPRWSLWPTAKPPRDWPDAAAYAATIDDVVRRGDALDDQGVYFYARLSPNHPTVEVRIADVGLTAEDAVLQAGLVRALAVTILAEARAGVAPRPVRAPLVAASLTAAARAGYPGLGIDPFTGEFLPQEVLTDRLLEYVRPALRATGDLAAIDRQLAAVRAGRTGAARQRALFAGAGSPAAFVAELATVTLAGAAGPGSPPVPRPAAVHDGRSAPATGARTGNTASPG; translated from the coding sequence GTGGACGCGCGACTTTTGCTGCCGGAGGGTGACGCACTCACCTTCGGCGTAGAGGAGGAATTCGTCCTCGCGGACCCCGTGACCGGCGCGGTGGCGCTCGCGGCGCCCCGCATCCTGGAACTGCTCGACGGTGAATCCGCGGTGATGCCGGAGTTCCTGCGCTTCCAGATCGAAACCGCCACCGGCATCCACACCGGCCTCGACGAGCTCCGGACGGAGCTGCTCGGTTTGCGCGGCCTCGTGGCCGGCGCGGCCGCCGACGCCGGGTGCCTGCTGCTGGCGTCCGGCACACCGCCGTGCGGCGACCTACCGGGCCTGCCCGCTGTCACCGCCGAACCGCGGTACCGCGCGCTGGCCGGCCGATTCCCCGCTCTCCTCCCGGAAGCGGGCACGTGCGCCTGCCACGTGCACGTCGGTATCTCCTCCCCGGCGCTCGGCGTCCGGGTCCTGGCCGGGCTGCGTCCTTGGCTTGCCCCGCTCCTCGCGATCAGCGCGAACTCACCTTTCGCCCACGACGTGGACTCCGGGTGGGCCAGCGGGCGGTACCCGCGGTGGTCGCTCTGGCCGACCGCGAAGCCCCCGCGGGACTGGCCGGACGCGGCCGCCTACGCCGCGACCATCGACGACGTGGTTCGCCGTGGTGATGCGTTGGACGACCAAGGCGTCTACTTCTACGCCCGGCTCTCCCCGAACCACCCGACGGTCGAGGTCCGCATCGCGGACGTCGGGCTGACCGCCGAGGACGCCGTGCTGCAGGCGGGACTGGTCCGCGCCCTGGCCGTCACGATCCTCGCGGAGGCCCGGGCGGGCGTCGCACCGCGGCCCGTCCGGGCTCCGCTGGTGGCCGCGTCGCTCACCGCCGCGGCCCGTGCGGGTTACCCCGGCCTCGGCATCGACCCCTTCACCGGCGAATTCCTCCCGCAGGAGGTACTCACCGACCGGCTCCTGGAGTACGTACGGCCGGCCCTGCGGGCCACCGGGGACCTCGCGGCGATCGACCGGCAGCTCGCCGCGGTGCGGGCGGGCCGAACCGGCGCAGCGCGCCAACGCGCGCTGTTCGCGGGAGCCGGCTCGCCGGCCGCGTTCGTGGCGGAGCTGGCAACGGTGACCCTCGCCGGGGCAGCCGGGCCCGGCTCGCCGCCGGTGCCCCGCCCCGCCGCCGTCCACGACGGCCGATCGGCGCCGGCGACCGGTGCGCGAACCGGAAACACCGCTTCTCCCGGGTGA
- a CDS encoding RICIN domain-containing protein, with protein MTTTTAQAAVTPDGWYTVAAVNSGKCVDAKGAGTADGTVVQQYTCNQTASQQWQFQATGDGYFRINARANPAATWDVKDVSTADGGLLQLWTYGGGANQQWQAVDEGNGRYHFLSRNSGKCLDVPGASTADVQLQQYACNGTAAQSFMLTPVNTSQPGQPDFGPNVVVFDPSMPSSTIQSRLDSIFAQQERNQFGSQRYAVMFKPGTYANDVNVGFYTQVLGLGLTPDAVNVNGAVHVEADWFPPQNATQNFWRGAENLSVTPNSGADRWAVSQAAPYRRMHVRGDLQLDDGGWASGGWISDSKIDGQVRSGSQQQWISRNSQFGSWNGSNWNMVFAGVQGAPANTFPSPPYTTVGQTPVVREKPFLYVDGGGNYQVFVPGLRTNASGTTWANGTAPGTSVPIGQFYIAKPGATAADMNAALAAGKNLLVTPGVYHLNQTLRVTRPDTVVLGLGIATLIPDNGITAMTVDDVDGVKVAGLLIDAGTTSSNTLMQVGPAGSSANHAADPTSLHDVFFRIGGAAVGKATNSLVVNSSNVIGDHMWIWRADHADRNEYVGWTTNTADTGLIVNGNDVTMYGLFVEHYQKTQVVWNGNGGRTYFFQNEMPYDVPNQSSWMNGSTQGFSAYKVSPNVTSHEAWGLGSYCYFSTNPSVASAHAYEAPNTPGVRFHDMVTVSLNYQGTITHVINNTGPATPSGTKAVNLVSYP; from the coding sequence ATGACAACGACGACGGCGCAAGCCGCCGTCACCCCGGACGGGTGGTACACCGTTGCCGCCGTCAACAGTGGCAAGTGCGTCGATGCGAAGGGCGCCGGGACCGCCGACGGGACCGTTGTCCAGCAGTACACCTGCAACCAGACCGCCTCGCAGCAGTGGCAGTTCCAGGCCACCGGCGACGGCTACTTCCGGATCAACGCCCGCGCCAACCCGGCTGCGACCTGGGACGTCAAGGACGTCTCCACCGCCGATGGCGGCCTGCTCCAGCTCTGGACCTACGGGGGCGGCGCCAACCAGCAGTGGCAGGCCGTCGACGAAGGCAACGGCCGGTACCACTTCCTCAGCCGCAACAGCGGGAAGTGCCTCGACGTCCCCGGTGCCTCGACCGCCGATGTGCAGCTCCAGCAGTACGCCTGCAACGGCACCGCCGCCCAGTCCTTCATGCTGACCCCCGTGAACACCAGCCAGCCGGGACAGCCCGACTTCGGCCCGAACGTGGTGGTTTTCGACCCGTCCATGCCGAGCTCGACCATCCAGAGCCGGCTCGACAGCATTTTCGCCCAGCAGGAACGCAACCAGTTCGGCAGCCAGCGCTACGCCGTCATGTTCAAGCCGGGCACCTACGCCAACGACGTCAACGTCGGCTTCTACACCCAGGTCCTCGGCCTCGGCCTGACCCCCGACGCCGTGAACGTCAACGGCGCCGTGCACGTCGAGGCCGACTGGTTCCCGCCGCAGAACGCCACCCAGAACTTCTGGCGGGGCGCGGAAAACCTGTCCGTGACCCCGAACTCCGGCGCCGACCGCTGGGCCGTCAGCCAGGCCGCGCCCTACCGCCGCATGCACGTCCGCGGTGACCTGCAGCTCGACGACGGCGGCTGGGCCAGCGGCGGCTGGATCTCCGACTCGAAGATCGACGGCCAGGTCCGCTCCGGCTCGCAGCAGCAGTGGATCTCCCGCAACTCGCAGTTCGGCAGCTGGAACGGCTCGAACTGGAACATGGTCTTCGCGGGCGTCCAGGGCGCCCCGGCGAACACCTTCCCGTCGCCGCCCTACACCACCGTCGGCCAGACGCCGGTCGTGCGCGAGAAGCCGTTCCTCTACGTCGACGGCGGCGGCAACTACCAGGTCTTCGTCCCCGGCCTCAGGACCAACGCGTCCGGCACGACCTGGGCGAACGGCACCGCGCCGGGTACGTCCGTCCCGATCGGCCAGTTCTACATCGCCAAGCCCGGCGCCACCGCCGCGGACATGAACGCCGCTCTCGCCGCCGGCAAGAACCTGCTGGTCACGCCCGGTGTCTACCACCTGAACCAGACGCTGCGCGTCACCCGTCCGGACACCGTCGTGCTCGGCCTCGGCATCGCCACGCTGATCCCGGACAACGGCATCACCGCGATGACCGTCGACGACGTCGACGGCGTCAAGGTCGCCGGCCTGCTGATCGACGCGGGCACGACCAGCTCGAACACGCTCATGCAGGTCGGCCCGGCCGGCTCGAGCGCGAACCACGCGGCCGACCCGACGTCCCTGCACGACGTGTTCTTCCGGATCGGCGGTGCCGCGGTCGGGAAGGCGACGAACAGCCTGGTCGTCAACAGCAGCAACGTGATCGGCGACCACATGTGGATCTGGCGCGCCGACCACGCCGACCGCAACGAGTACGTCGGCTGGACCACCAACACCGCCGACACCGGCCTGATCGTCAACGGCAACGACGTCACGATGTACGGCCTCTTCGTCGAGCACTACCAGAAGACGCAGGTGGTCTGGAACGGCAACGGCGGCCGGACCTACTTCTTCCAGAACGAGATGCCCTACGACGTCCCGAACCAGTCGAGCTGGATGAACGGCTCCACCCAGGGCTTCTCCGCCTACAAGGTGAGCCCGAACGTCACCAGTCACGAAGCGTGGGGGCTGGGCAGCTACTGCTACTTCAGCACCAACCCGTCCGTGGCGAGCGCGCACGCGTACGAGGCGCCGAACACACCGGGTGTCCGGTTCCACGACATGGTGACCGTGTCGCTCAACTACCAGGGCACGATCACGCACGTGATCAACAACACGGGCCCGGCCACGCCGTCCGGGACCAAGGCCGTCAACCTGGTGAGTTACCCCTGA
- a CDS encoding RGCVC family protein, producing MSSLDLETGAAAAETGDPAATACAVCPHSPESHDVIARRFCTATQAGGFHRGCVCAGASDAPVTTAMRVAK from the coding sequence ATGTCGTCCCTCGATCTCGAAACCGGCGCCGCAGCCGCGGAAACCGGCGATCCGGCCGCGACCGCCTGCGCGGTGTGCCCCCATTCCCCGGAATCGCATGATGTGATCGCGCGCCGGTTCTGCACGGCGACGCAGGCGGGCGGGTTCCACCGCGGATGCGTGTGCGCTGGTGCATCGGACGCCCCGGTGACCACGGCGATGCGGGTCGCGAAGTGA
- a CDS encoding STAS domain-containing protein, with protein MRRGDVLVLTAAGEIDLSTTPDLSESLAGAIAQRPPTLVVDLTPTTFLACAGLSVLLAAHQLTGDRTRFAVVAGSRASWRPIHLTGVDRLLTVHRRLDDAVAGAAPMVVRTVVADATILVTATGGARAGAAEALTEKLRQASELCRGVVLVDVSACTLPAVDVVGSVRAAFTRDGRDRGGIRVLNADEDLRKALETAGIACCVPAGRGR; from the coding sequence ATGCGCCGGGGAGACGTCCTCGTGCTCACCGCGGCCGGCGAAATCGACCTGTCCACCACCCCCGACCTGAGTGAATCGCTGGCCGGCGCCATCGCTCAGCGGCCACCGACGCTCGTCGTGGACCTCACTCCGACCACGTTCCTCGCCTGCGCCGGCCTGTCGGTCCTCCTCGCGGCGCATCAGCTGACGGGTGATCGGACTCGCTTCGCCGTGGTCGCCGGCTCACGGGCCTCGTGGCGGCCGATCCACCTCACCGGGGTGGACCGGCTCCTGACCGTGCACCGCCGCCTGGACGACGCGGTGGCCGGCGCCGCCCCGATGGTCGTGCGGACGGTCGTCGCGGATGCGACGATCCTGGTCACCGCCACCGGCGGGGCGCGGGCCGGTGCGGCCGAGGCGCTGACCGAAAAACTGCGGCAGGCGTCCGAACTCTGCCGCGGCGTCGTCCTGGTCGACGTGTCGGCCTGCACGCTCCCGGCCGTGGACGTCGTCGGCAGCGTGCGGGCCGCCTTCACCCGGGACGGCCGGGACCGGGGTGGTATCCGGGTCCTGAACGCCGACGAGGACCTGAGGAAGGCACTGGAGACCGCGGGTATCGCCTGCTGCGTCCCAGCCGGGCGGGGCCGGTGA
- a CDS encoding HdeD family acid-resistance protein codes for MTSFAAFTVVEPRKAWPLVAVRGVFAVLFGLFALIWPGATVLVLAILYGVYAIVDGIGGLMQAFRPGDTGHRVAYGVLGALGIVAGILVLVWPGITVLLLALLVGFWAIITGIAEIAAAVRLRKQIEGEAFLIAAGAISVLAGILIVINPIAGAYGIALLVGIYALLYGIMLLVLAFRLRKLGGTTPAA; via the coding sequence ATGACCTCTTTCGCAGCGTTCACCGTCGTCGAACCCCGCAAAGCCTGGCCGCTGGTGGCCGTCCGCGGTGTGTTCGCCGTGCTCTTCGGGCTCTTCGCGCTGATCTGGCCCGGTGCCACCGTCCTCGTCCTGGCGATCCTGTACGGCGTGTACGCGATCGTCGACGGCATCGGCGGCCTGATGCAGGCGTTCCGTCCGGGTGACACCGGCCACCGGGTGGCCTACGGCGTCCTCGGCGCGCTCGGCATCGTCGCCGGGATCCTCGTCCTTGTCTGGCCCGGCATCACCGTCCTGCTGCTGGCCCTGCTGGTCGGCTTCTGGGCGATCATCACCGGGATCGCCGAAATCGCCGCGGCGGTCCGGCTGCGCAAGCAGATCGAGGGCGAGGCGTTCCTCATCGCGGCCGGCGCGATCTCCGTGCTCGCCGGCATCCTGATCGTGATCAACCCGATCGCCGGCGCGTACGGCATCGCGCTGCTCGTCGGGATCTACGCCCTGCTCTACGGGATCATGCTGCTCGTGCTGGCCTTCCGGCTGCGGAAACTGGGCGGCACCACCCCGGCCGCCTGA
- a CDS encoding ribonuclease Z: MSTRELVVLGTASQVPTRHRNQNGYLLRWDGEGILFDPGEGTQRQMLRAGVAATDVTRICVTHFHGDHTLGLPGVIQRLSLDKVSHPVHAHFPASGAHYFERMRHATAFYEQADLQEHPIAGDGPIATGKLTLEAMRLSHPVEAFGYRLTEPDGRTMLPERLRERGIAGPDVGRLQREGRLGSTALEDVSEPRPGQRFAFVMDTRLCDAVYALSENADTLVIESTFLAEDTSLARDFGHLTAQQAARVAAESGVRQLVLAHFSQRYPDPNRFAEEARAEFDGEIVVAQDLERVQVPKRRSSPTGR; encoded by the coding sequence GTGTCGACCCGCGAACTGGTGGTGCTGGGCACCGCTTCCCAGGTGCCAACGCGCCACCGCAACCAGAACGGCTACCTGCTGCGCTGGGACGGCGAAGGCATCCTCTTCGACCCCGGCGAGGGCACCCAGCGCCAGATGCTGCGGGCCGGTGTGGCCGCCACGGACGTCACGCGGATCTGCGTGACGCACTTCCACGGCGACCACACCCTCGGCCTGCCCGGCGTGATCCAGCGGCTGTCGCTGGACAAGGTCAGCCACCCGGTGCACGCCCACTTCCCGGCGTCCGGCGCGCACTACTTCGAGCGGATGCGGCACGCGACGGCCTTCTACGAGCAGGCCGACCTGCAGGAACACCCGATCGCCGGTGACGGCCCGATCGCCACCGGCAAGCTCACCCTCGAGGCGATGCGCCTGAGCCACCCCGTCGAGGCGTTCGGCTACCGGCTGACCGAGCCGGACGGCCGCACGATGCTCCCGGAAAGGCTGCGGGAGCGCGGCATCGCGGGCCCGGACGTCGGCCGGCTCCAGCGGGAGGGGCGCCTGGGGAGCACGGCACTCGAAGACGTCAGCGAGCCGCGGCCCGGCCAGCGGTTCGCGTTCGTGATGGACACCCGGCTGTGCGACGCGGTGTACGCCCTCAGCGAAAACGCCGACACGCTCGTGATCGAGTCGACGTTCCTGGCCGAGGACACCTCCCTGGCAAGGGACTTCGGCCACCTCACCGCCCAGCAGGCCGCGCGCGTCGCCGCCGAGTCCGGCGTCCGCCAGCTCGTGCTGGCCCACTTCTCGCAGCGCTACCCCGATCCGAACCGGTTCGCGGAAGAGGCGCGGGCCGAGTTCGACGGCGAAATCGTCGTGGCGCAGGACCTGGAGCGGGTCCAGGTGCCGAAACGGCGGTCCTCCCCAACCGGGCGGTGA
- a CDS encoding HAMP domain-containing sensor histidine kinase, protein MATSERGVTHRQPVDLAHVATGILRSRRDQAAEKGIDIAEHLTPAVTTGDPRLIESLIANLVDNAIRHNHPAGRVVVTTEVSRLGAAITVTNSGPDIPEDQLHRLFQPFQRLSADRNDHHSGHGLGLAIVNAVAEAHHATLTTIARPQGGSTVTVHFVPSPERASPQDAPGVMR, encoded by the coding sequence TTGGCCACCAGCGAACGCGGGGTCACTCACCGGCAACCGGTCGACCTCGCTCACGTCGCCACCGGAATCCTGCGCTCCCGCCGCGACCAGGCCGCCGAGAAAGGCATCGACATCGCCGAACACCTCACCCCCGCAGTGACAACCGGCGACCCGAGACTGATCGAAAGCCTCATCGCCAACCTCGTCGACAACGCCATCCGCCACAACCACCCGGCGGGCCGGGTGGTTGTCACAACCGAAGTTTCGCGGCTGGGCGCGGCTATCACGGTCACCAACAGCGGCCCCGACATACCCGAAGACCAGCTCCATCGGCTGTTCCAGCCCTTCCAGCGGCTCTCAGCCGACCGCAACGACCACCACAGCGGCCACGGTCTCGGCCTCGCCATCGTCAACGCCGTGGCCGAAGCCCACCACGCCACCCTCACCACGATCGCACGCCCCCAGGGCGGCTCGACCGTCACCGTCCACTTCGTACCGTCACCTGAGCGTGCCTCGCCGCAGGATGCGCCCGGGGTCATGCGTTGA
- a CDS encoding acyl-CoA desaturase — MDVSSVSEGAGLRAASRNDFGALGRLVRHEGLLDRRYGYYAVKISLTLLAFAGGCAAFVLLGDSWWQLVTAVFFAVMFAQVAFLGHDAGHNQVFRTGRANDRAGYAFGGIVGMSYGWWMGKHTRHHANPNHEGDDPDIDIPLLAFTRGQTEHKSGFVRWTSKHQAALFFPLLLLEGLSLHWAGIQAVWRGEVKTRWLEAVLLSAHVVVYLGAVFVVLSPPVALAFIAVHQGLWGVYMGCSFAPGHKGMPTYTDKTELDFLRKQVLSSRNVQGRRWVDFTLGGLNHQIEHHLFPSMPRANLRRAQPLVRAFCAEHGIDYAQCGLLKTYHYVLQHLHEVSAPLRVAGAPAR; from the coding sequence ATGGACGTATCTTCGGTGAGCGAGGGCGCCGGCCTCCGGGCGGCGTCACGCAACGACTTCGGCGCTCTCGGCCGCCTCGTGCGGCATGAAGGCCTGCTTGACCGGCGCTACGGCTACTACGCGGTGAAGATCAGCCTGACCCTGCTGGCGTTCGCCGGCGGCTGTGCGGCGTTCGTGCTGCTGGGCGATTCGTGGTGGCAGCTGGTCACGGCGGTGTTCTTCGCGGTGATGTTCGCGCAGGTCGCGTTCCTCGGTCACGACGCCGGGCACAACCAGGTCTTCCGCACCGGGCGGGCCAACGACCGCGCCGGTTACGCGTTCGGCGGGATCGTCGGCATGAGCTACGGCTGGTGGATGGGCAAGCACACCCGCCACCACGCCAACCCCAACCACGAGGGCGACGATCCCGACATCGACATCCCCTTGCTGGCCTTCACCCGCGGGCAGACGGAGCACAAGAGCGGGTTCGTGCGCTGGACGTCGAAGCACCAGGCGGCGTTGTTCTTCCCGTTGCTGCTGCTGGAAGGCCTGAGCCTGCACTGGGCGGGCATCCAGGCGGTGTGGCGCGGGGAGGTCAAGACCCGGTGGCTCGAAGCGGTGCTGCTGTCCGCGCACGTCGTGGTGTACCTGGGGGCGGTGTTCGTGGTGTTGTCCCCGCCGGTCGCCTTGGCGTTCATCGCCGTGCACCAAGGACTGTGGGGCGTGTACATGGGCTGTTCGTTCGCGCCGGGGCACAAGGGCATGCCCACCTACACGGACAAGACCGAGCTCGACTTCCTGCGCAAGCAGGTGCTGAGCAGCCGCAACGTCCAAGGCCGCCGATGGGTGGACTTCACGCTCGGAGGGCTGAACCACCAGATCGAGCACCACCTGTTCCCGAGCATGCCGCGGGCCAACCTGCGTCGCGCGCAGCCTCTGGTGCGCGCGTTCTGCGCCGAGCACGGAATCGACTACGCCCAGTGCGGGCTGCTGAAGACCTACCACTACGTCCTGCAGCACTTGCACGAGGTGAGCGCACCACTCCGCGTGGCGGGCGCACCTGCCCGCTAG